In one window of Cytophagaceae bacterium ABcell3 DNA:
- a CDS encoding NUDIX hydrolase, with protein MKRKGKLFFYRKDAGKVFVLLGQRENKGEHFWWLPGGGADEGETVFEGAVRELSEELYPTVEIKAAVDRFSTSGKEPEAFQYKTSISENTVFFVEVKQDSDVLPEIRDEFEKMQWFPVNSFPGNMSREFRFFKPGMEAFLRSL; from the coding sequence ATGAAGAGGAAAGGTAAATTGTTTTTTTACAGAAAAGACGCTGGAAAGGTTTTTGTACTTCTAGGGCAAAGAGAGAATAAAGGAGAACATTTTTGGTGGCTACCTGGTGGAGGAGCTGATGAAGGGGAGACTGTTTTTGAAGGTGCTGTACGTGAGCTATCAGAGGAGTTGTATCCTACAGTGGAAATTAAAGCTGCTGTAGACCGTTTTAGCACTTCAGGGAAAGAGCCTGAGGCCTTTCAATATAAAACCTCCATATCAGAAAATACTGTATTCTTTGTTGAGGTAAAACAAGACTCAGATGTGCTTCCTGAAATTAGAGATGAATTCGAGAAGATGCAGTGGTTTCCCGTTAATTCCTTTCCGGGAAACATGTCTCGTGAGTTCCGTTTCTTTAAACCTGGGATGGAAGCTTTTTTGAGGAGTTTGTGA
- a CDS encoding zinc-binding dehydrogenase has product MKRKVFLVRKTGSLKNLACVEEQLDPPAPDEVTISVKTIGLNYADIFTVLGLYKAAPKNEAFVPGLEFSGLVEEVGSGVERFKKGDKVMGVTKFGAYADHLNISSQYIELLPEGWSFEEGAAFLVQALTAYYALKPLGNVQKGHAVLIHSGAGGVGILANRIARKLGAYTIGVVGNHEKIPLLQKEKYGAGVVRSDNFKQDVLTALDGRELNLVLETTGGKYLKMSYDLLAPTGRLIAYGSARYTPSGDKPNYLKLLWKFLTRPKIDPHAMITQNKAVMGFNLIWIYERVELMHTLLQEIMELNLDPPYIGQKFSFEELPDALRVFRDGKTTGKLIVDLSS; this is encoded by the coding sequence ATGAAAAGAAAGGTGTTTTTAGTTCGGAAGACTGGGTCTTTGAAAAATTTGGCATGTGTAGAAGAGCAGCTTGACCCTCCCGCGCCAGACGAAGTTACCATATCAGTTAAGACCATAGGGTTAAACTATGCGGATATTTTTACAGTATTGGGACTCTATAAGGCAGCTCCTAAAAATGAAGCTTTTGTTCCTGGCCTAGAGTTTTCCGGTCTAGTGGAGGAGGTAGGCAGCGGTGTGGAAAGGTTTAAGAAAGGTGACAAAGTGATGGGGGTAACCAAATTCGGCGCATATGCAGACCACCTTAATATCAGTTCTCAATACATAGAGCTGCTTCCTGAAGGCTGGTCATTTGAAGAAGGTGCTGCTTTTCTCGTACAGGCTTTAACAGCTTACTACGCTTTAAAACCTTTGGGAAATGTGCAGAAAGGCCATGCAGTCTTAATCCATAGCGGTGCTGGTGGGGTGGGTATATTGGCTAACCGCATCGCCCGTAAGTTAGGTGCTTATACCATTGGGGTGGTGGGCAACCATGAAAAAATACCGCTTTTACAAAAAGAAAAATATGGAGCCGGAGTCGTAAGGTCAGATAATTTTAAGCAAGATGTGCTAACGGCACTGGACGGGCGTGAACTGAACCTAGTGCTAGAGACTACAGGAGGAAAGTATCTGAAAATGAGTTATGACTTACTCGCTCCAACAGGAAGGTTGATTGCCTATGGGTCTGCGAGATATACCCCGTCTGGTGACAAGCCGAACTACCTTAAACTATTGTGGAAATTTCTAACAAGGCCTAAGATAGACCCTCATGCCATGATCACCCAAAACAAAGCCGTAATGGGATTTAACCTAATTTGGATATACGAAAGGGTAGAGCTGATGCATACACTCCTGCAAGAAATTATGGAGTTGAACCTTGACCCGCCTTACATTGGTCAAAAGTTTTCATTTGAAGAACTCCCTGATGCACTTAGGGTTTTCAGAGATGGAAAAACCACAGGAAAGTTGATTGTAGACCTGTCATCGTAA
- a CDS encoding ElyC/SanA/YdcF family protein, giving the protein MRKNLKKLLKGLTIMVLLVVLGAASINIWMLAKTEGRVYTNINEIPENDVALVLGTSKYNRSGRVNLFFKSRMEAAAALYHSGKVKHIIVSGDNSLSYYNEPQDMKKALLAKNVPVSAITLDYAGFRTFDSIVRSKKVFGRSKLTIVTQSFHCNRALFISDFYGLNAIAFSAEGVKANYTRVMQAREFFARCKAVSDLYFFNHQPKFLGDKVKIVIEPPVPLDSVKVIEVKDDSSLDLKKALP; this is encoded by the coding sequence TTGAGAAAGAATTTAAAGAAACTACTTAAAGGGCTTACCATAATGGTGCTGCTCGTTGTTTTAGGGGCTGCTTCTATCAATATCTGGATGTTGGCAAAAACAGAGGGTCGGGTATATACCAATATTAATGAGATACCTGAAAATGATGTGGCTTTGGTATTGGGCACCAGCAAGTACAACAGGAGTGGAAGGGTAAACCTATTTTTTAAAAGCCGTATGGAGGCTGCAGCAGCATTATATCATTCAGGCAAGGTAAAGCATATCATTGTAAGTGGGGATAACTCCCTTTCGTATTACAACGAGCCACAGGATATGAAAAAAGCCTTATTGGCAAAAAATGTCCCCGTTTCTGCTATTACCCTTGATTATGCCGGCTTTCGCACTTTTGACTCCATTGTGAGGAGCAAAAAGGTTTTTGGAAGGAGCAAGCTAACCATTGTTACTCAGAGTTTCCATTGCAACAGGGCATTGTTTATCAGTGATTTTTACGGTTTGAATGCCATCGCTTTCTCAGCAGAGGGGGTTAAAGCAAATTATACCCGTGTTATGCAAGCCAGAGAGTTTTTTGCTAGGTGTAAAGCTGTTTCAGACCTTTACTTTTTTAACCACCAGCCCAAGTTCTTAGGCGATAAAGTAAAAATAGTCATAGAACCACCTGTGCCTTTAGATTCTGTGAAAGTAATAGAGGTTAAGGACGATAGTAGCCTTGATTTGAAAAAAGCGTTGCCTTAA
- a CDS encoding RNA methyltransferase has product MEKTNWACSDSDDIEEGLKVYLSGFLTEERMARLKDVLGRRTRHLTVVMEDIHQPHNGNAVIRSCECFGIQDLHIIEHKSRFSISKKVGSGAWKWIDIKKYKGVHATEQCINSLKDKGYRVLAATPHTDDISIGDYQLDTKTAIMFGSEHTGLSPKAMDLADGFIKIPMHGFTESLNISVCAAIMIQNLREKLDASSLDWRLKEEEAEEIIRRWVRKSVKKPHMLEKQYFSIIKKA; this is encoded by the coding sequence ATGGAAAAGACCAATTGGGCTTGTTCTGATTCAGATGATATTGAAGAAGGCCTGAAAGTTTATCTTTCAGGCTTTCTTACAGAAGAGCGTATGGCTCGGCTAAAAGATGTACTTGGTCGTCGTACCCGCCATTTGACGGTAGTGATGGAAGATATTCACCAACCCCACAATGGAAATGCCGTAATACGTTCATGTGAATGTTTTGGTATTCAGGACTTACACATTATTGAACATAAGTCTAGGTTTTCTATTAGTAAAAAAGTTGGCTCTGGTGCTTGGAAGTGGATAGACATAAAAAAATATAAAGGTGTCCATGCTACCGAACAATGTATTAACTCGTTAAAGGACAAAGGGTATCGAGTACTGGCCGCCACCCCGCATACAGATGATATTAGCATTGGAGACTACCAGCTTGACACTAAAACTGCCATCATGTTTGGCTCAGAGCATACAGGATTATCTCCCAAAGCGATGGATCTGGCCGATGGTTTTATTAAAATACCTATGCATGGCTTTACTGAAAGTTTGAATATTTCCGTATGTGCTGCAATAATGATACAGAATTTAAGGGAAAAACTAGACGCTTCTTCACTAGATTGGCGTTTAAAGGAAGAAGAGGCTGAGGAAATCATTAGAAGGTGGGTAAGAAAATCGGTGAAGAAACCTCATATGCTTGAAAAGCAATATTTCAGTATAATAAAGAAAGCTTGA
- a CDS encoding DNA gyrase/topoisomerase IV subunit A, translating to MAEDEIEDGPEQGDDNNGEFSHDVIPVSGMYENWFLEYASYVILERAVPAIEDGLKPVQRRILHAMYEMDDGRYNKVANIIGQTMQYHPHGDASIGDAMVNLGQKDLLIDTQGNWGDIRTGDRAAASRYIEARLSKFALDVLFNPDTTPWQLSYDGRKREPVTLPVKFPLLLAQGVEGIAVGLATKILPHNFCELLEASINILKNKPVTIYPDFQTGGMIDVTNYNEGQKGGKVRIRSRIEELDKKTLVIKDIPYGVTTTNLIDSIIKANDSGKIKIKKVIDNTAKDVEILVQLAPNTSPDITIDALYAFTDCEVSISPNACVIIQDKPHFISVNEILKICTDQTVALLTRELEIKRSNLMEKLLFSSLEKIFIENRIYRDIEECETWEDVLITIDKGLEPYKSQFFREITQDDIIKLTEIKIKRISKFDSFKADELLRKLQEDLDEVNYNLEHIIEFSVKYFQNLLKKYGEGRERKTEIRTFDVISANIVAAANQKLYVNRSEGFIGYGLKKDEYICDCSDIDDIIVFRKDGVCVVKRIEEKVFAGKNIIYAGVFKRNDDRMVYNMIYLDGKSGFSMVKRFQILSVTRDKEYDLTKGTKGSKVLYFTANPNGEAEIVTVTLTPGCKARMKVFEFDFASIAIKGRGSQGNILTKYPVRKIQFKSGGASTLGGVDIWYDEVVGRLNYDNRGRYIGNFEGEDRVIVLYNDGTYELTSYELTNRYDAPTVVDIDKVTDELVISAVYVEGESNVNYIKRFRLETATVGKKFSFLPETKGTKLLFASTSEEPLVKVSYVKGKYVTEPDAELKLSEFDIKGWKALGNKVSNAKVKNVTLLESGAKKKEDKEGSGDDGGYKPGSSVKLDIKPKNKKDDDDGKDQLGLF from the coding sequence ATGGCTGAAGATGAAATAGAGGATGGCCCTGAACAGGGCGATGATAACAACGGTGAGTTTTCACACGACGTAATTCCTGTTTCAGGAATGTACGAAAATTGGTTTTTGGAGTATGCCTCTTATGTAATCCTAGAACGGGCTGTTCCTGCTATTGAGGACGGGTTGAAACCGGTGCAGCGCAGGATTTTGCACGCCATGTACGAAATGGATGACGGGCGGTATAATAAGGTGGCCAACATTATTGGCCAGACTATGCAGTACCACCCCCATGGAGACGCCTCTATTGGCGACGCTATGGTGAACCTGGGGCAAAAAGACCTTTTGATAGATACTCAAGGAAACTGGGGTGATATTCGTACGGGCGATAGGGCGGCCGCATCTAGGTATATAGAAGCCAGGCTTTCCAAGTTTGCTCTGGATGTACTTTTTAACCCTGATACTACACCTTGGCAACTGTCGTACGATGGAAGGAAGAGGGAGCCTGTTACGCTTCCTGTTAAATTTCCTCTGTTGTTGGCGCAAGGTGTGGAAGGTATAGCTGTAGGCCTTGCCACAAAAATACTGCCGCATAACTTCTGCGAGCTATTGGAGGCTTCTATTAATATCCTTAAAAATAAACCCGTTACCATTTACCCTGACTTCCAAACAGGGGGAATGATTGATGTTACCAATTATAACGAAGGGCAGAAAGGCGGAAAAGTCAGGATTAGGTCCAGGATTGAAGAGCTGGACAAGAAAACCTTGGTCATTAAAGATATACCTTATGGTGTAACTACTACCAATCTAATTGATTCTATCATTAAAGCGAATGATAGTGGAAAAATCAAGATCAAGAAGGTTATAGACAATACCGCAAAGGATGTTGAAATACTGGTGCAGTTGGCGCCTAATACATCCCCTGACATTACTATAGATGCTTTGTATGCATTTACAGATTGTGAAGTGTCTATCTCTCCTAATGCTTGTGTAATTATTCAAGATAAACCGCACTTCATTAGCGTAAACGAAATTCTGAAGATTTGTACCGACCAGACGGTTGCTTTGCTTACCAGGGAACTGGAAATCAAGCGCAGCAACCTTATGGAAAAGTTGCTGTTCTCTTCTTTAGAAAAGATATTTATTGAAAACCGTATTTATAGGGATATTGAGGAATGTGAAACTTGGGAAGATGTCCTCATTACTATAGATAAAGGCTTGGAGCCTTATAAAAGCCAGTTTTTCAGAGAAATTACCCAAGATGATATCATTAAGCTTACAGAAATTAAGATTAAAAGGATTTCGAAGTTTGACTCTTTCAAAGCAGATGAGCTGTTGCGCAAACTTCAAGAAGACCTGGACGAGGTAAACTATAACCTTGAGCATATCATTGAGTTCTCAGTAAAATATTTCCAAAACTTATTAAAGAAATATGGAGAGGGCAGGGAAAGAAAAACTGAGATCAGGACTTTTGATGTCATATCTGCCAATATAGTCGCTGCGGCAAACCAGAAGCTTTATGTTAACAGAAGTGAGGGTTTTATTGGCTATGGCCTTAAGAAAGACGAATATATCTGCGACTGCTCAGACATAGATGACATTATCGTTTTCCGTAAAGATGGGGTTTGTGTGGTAAAGCGGATAGAGGAGAAAGTCTTTGCGGGCAAGAACATCATTTATGCCGGGGTGTTCAAACGGAATGACGACCGTATGGTATATAACATGATATACCTAGATGGGAAAAGCGGTTTTTCCATGGTCAAGCGTTTCCAGATTTTATCTGTTACCAGGGACAAGGAGTATGACCTGACTAAGGGAACCAAAGGCTCTAAAGTATTATATTTTACAGCTAATCCTAACGGAGAGGCGGAGATTGTAACAGTGACCCTGACACCAGGCTGCAAGGCCAGAATGAAAGTTTTCGAGTTTGACTTTGCTTCTATTGCCATTAAAGGAAGAGGTTCCCAAGGTAATATCCTCACCAAATATCCTGTTCGAAAAATTCAGTTCAAATCCGGTGGGGCTTCTACCCTCGGCGGTGTGGATATTTGGTACGATGAAGTGGTAGGAAGGTTGAATTATGATAATAGAGGGCGGTATATAGGCAATTTTGAAGGAGAAGACCGGGTCATTGTGTTGTATAACGATGGGACTTACGAATTGACTTCTTATGAATTGACCAACCGCTATGATGCCCCAACGGTAGTTGATATTGATAAAGTAACCGACGAGCTGGTAATTTCTGCGGTCTATGTAGAGGGAGAATCTAACGTAAACTATATCAAGCGGTTTAGGCTAGAAACGGCTACCGTAGGAAAGAAATTTAGTTTTCTTCCAGAAACAAAGGGAACGAAGTTGTTATTTGCTTCTACTTCAGAAGAACCTTTGGTCAAGGTAAGCTATGTAAAAGGAAAATATGTCACAGAACCTGATGCTGAACTAAAACTGTCCGAGTTTGACATTAAAGGTTGGAAAGCGTTAGGGAATAAAGTTTCTAATGCAAAAGTAAAAAATGTGACCTTGCTTGAATCTGGTGCTAAGAAAAAGGAGGACAAAGAAGGCTCTGGTGACGATGGTGGTTACAAACCGGGGTCGAGTGTAAAGCTTGACATAAAGCCCAAGAACAAAAAAGATGATGATGATGGAAAAGACCAATTGGGCTTGTTCTGA
- a CDS encoding TonB-dependent receptor has translation MIFNINRKQVIKMACLFCMSGSSALSQSIPDSVTVISDTALSKLPQVEIIGEKGSLLKNIPGSATYIPEQEIRKIAPISGNEVFRRTPGVHVVDEEGAGLRLNLGIRGLNPDRSRNVLVLEDGIPIALSPYGEPELYYTPSIDRMQGVEILKGSGQIMHGPQTIGGVVNYITPNPPDSTETRLRLQGGQMGYFMGNASFGTTVGNTGILVNYLHRRADNMGPTWFRANDLNIKTVTKLGNKHTVGIKAGIYDEVSNATYVGMTQRMFDMGGMDFDRIVPDDILPIRRYSLSVNHVYKITPRLKLKNSAFGYTTTRNWQRQDYAYSIVEEGALISPNDWTGQYFGDPSVTGGAILLRNRNQHRNRQFEVAGAESRLSYDVDFTNNISNHTEAGVRYIFERALEQRLIGSSPNSRSGELRDDEIRTGHALSGFIHNRTDFTKRFSLTFGARVESYNYERDILRLGFVDTALVNNNNVLGVIPGAGVNYNVNDRITVFTGIHRGFAPPRIKDAITPEGEALELDAEFSWNYELGTRTRLHEAVFTEITLFHMAFSNQIVPAALSMGGAGVGFVNAGATEHRGAEIALNVDFSKLFNTRYKFFYDANITLVDSRYTEMEVPRDGVDENIAGNRLPYAPRLLVNSAAGFELPVGVGVRGVLTYVGRQYTDQINSETPDANGRTGVMPSYYLLDATAYYRMKNIPLTFTLAGKNLTNERYIATRRPQGITVGLPRMITGGIEFMF, from the coding sequence ATGATTTTCAATATAAACCGGAAGCAGGTAATTAAGATGGCGTGCCTGTTTTGCATGAGTGGTTCCTCCGCTTTGAGTCAATCAATTCCTGACTCAGTAACAGTAATTTCAGACACTGCCCTAAGCAAGCTCCCACAAGTAGAAATTATCGGAGAAAAAGGTAGCCTTTTGAAAAATATACCTGGCTCAGCAACTTATATTCCGGAGCAAGAAATAAGAAAAATAGCCCCTATTAGTGGCAATGAAGTATTTAGAAGAACTCCCGGTGTACACGTGGTAGATGAAGAAGGTGCGGGTTTAAGATTAAATCTGGGTATCAGAGGATTGAACCCTGACAGGAGCCGTAATGTGTTGGTCTTGGAAGATGGTATCCCCATTGCGCTTTCACCTTATGGCGAACCTGAGCTATATTACACGCCATCTATTGATAGAATGCAAGGTGTGGAAATATTGAAAGGTAGTGGACAAATTATGCATGGTCCCCAGACCATCGGAGGTGTCGTAAACTATATTACCCCTAACCCTCCCGACAGTACCGAAACAAGGTTAAGGTTACAAGGTGGACAAATGGGTTACTTTATGGGCAATGCCAGCTTTGGAACCACGGTAGGAAATACCGGTATATTGGTCAACTATTTACACAGAAGGGCTGACAATATGGGGCCTACTTGGTTTAGGGCAAATGACCTGAACATAAAAACCGTTACAAAGCTAGGCAACAAGCATACGGTAGGAATAAAAGCGGGTATTTATGACGAAGTTTCCAATGCTACCTATGTAGGCATGACGCAGCGTATGTTCGATATGGGAGGCATGGACTTTGACAGAATTGTCCCTGATGACATTCTGCCTATTAGAAGATATTCATTAAGCGTGAACCATGTCTATAAAATTACACCACGCCTAAAGCTGAAAAATTCGGCATTTGGATATACCACCACTAGAAACTGGCAAAGGCAAGACTATGCTTATAGTATTGTCGAAGAAGGAGCGCTAATCAGTCCAAACGATTGGACAGGTCAATACTTCGGAGACCCTTCTGTAACAGGCGGTGCTATATTGCTAAGAAACAGAAACCAACACAGAAACAGACAATTTGAAGTAGCTGGTGCTGAATCCAGGTTAAGCTATGACGTAGATTTTACCAATAACATAAGCAACCATACTGAAGCTGGTGTACGGTATATTTTTGAACGTGCTTTAGAACAACGTTTAATAGGCAGCAGCCCGAACTCAAGGTCTGGTGAGTTAAGAGACGATGAAATCAGGACTGGTCACGCACTAAGTGGTTTTATACATAACAGAACGGACTTCACCAAAAGATTTAGCCTCACATTTGGAGCAAGGGTGGAATCGTATAACTATGAAAGAGATATCCTTAGATTAGGTTTTGTTGACACAGCTTTAGTTAACAACAATAATGTTTTAGGTGTAATTCCCGGTGCAGGGGTCAACTATAACGTAAACGACAGAATTACAGTATTTACTGGTATACACAGAGGTTTTGCCCCTCCAAGAATTAAAGATGCCATCACCCCTGAAGGAGAAGCTCTGGAACTAGATGCTGAATTTAGCTGGAACTATGAACTAGGGACAAGAACCCGTCTCCACGAGGCTGTTTTTACTGAAATTACTTTATTCCACATGGCTTTTTCCAACCAAATTGTACCAGCAGCCCTTTCTATGGGAGGCGCAGGCGTTGGTTTTGTCAATGCAGGAGCTACAGAACACAGAGGTGCTGAAATAGCCTTAAATGTTGATTTTAGCAAACTATTCAACACCAGATATAAATTTTTCTATGATGCCAATATCACTTTAGTAGATTCAAGATATACAGAAATGGAGGTTCCTAGGGATGGCGTTGATGAAAATATTGCAGGAAACAGATTGCCATACGCACCTCGTTTATTGGTAAACAGCGCTGCCGGTTTTGAGCTGCCAGTTGGAGTGGGTGTAAGAGGTGTGCTCACTTATGTAGGCCGCCAATACACCGACCAAATTAATTCTGAAACCCCTGATGCCAATGGTAGAACTGGGGTTATGCCATCTTACTACTTATTGGACGCCACCGCTTATTATAGAATGAAAAACATTCCCTTGACCTTCACACTTGCTGGTAAAAACCTTACCAACGAAAGGTACATTGCCACAAGAAGACCTCAAGGTATTACGGTAGGCCTTCCAAGGATGATTACCGGAGGAATTGAGTTTATGTTTTAA